The Anaerolineales bacterium region CATATCGCGCAACTCCTGAGCCGATTTACTGGAGGGTTTGAGGTTCCCGATGTAGAAGGATTTCAGCGCCATGCCGAGCGCTTCGAAATCGTCCTGTGCCTTCGCGCGGACCGCCGCGCCGAGCTCTTCGGTCAGCCCGATCAGATCCACGACGCTTTTTGCCGCCGTCGTCTCGCCGAGCGCGTCTTGCAGTTTGGAAAGCAAGATGGTCTTCAATCGTTCTTCGATGTCGCTCGTGCGATACGCGCCCTGCGCGCCGACAATTTGTGTCACGAACTGTTGCGGGTCTTTTACTTGGAATGAATACGTGCCGAAACCCTGCAACAGCGCGACACCGAGTCCCATGCCGGGGTTGCGGACGATGATCGGTTGTGGCGTGCCCCATTTCTCGTTGGCGAATTCCTTGAGCGAAACGAAATACACTTCCGCGGGGAACGGCGTGCGGTCGTTGAACGCCTTGCCGATCCAGTCGATCAACTTCGGGATGTTCGCGGTGGCGATCGTGTGCCGACCCGCATTGAACACGTCGAGCGCGTTGCCGTCACGGAAAAATACCGCCGCCTGCGCCTCGCGCACGATCACCTGCGAGCCGATGCGGTAATCGCCGATGCCCGTCTCAGGGAAGCGATGTACGATCTCGTCCCGCATCTCATTTGGATATTCGATAACGTCAAAAATTCTAGCCATGTTTCTCTCCTTTTGAAGAACGTTGCTTTGATTATAGTCTAAATTATCTACGCTGAAAGACCCGAAAGGTCTCAATCTTTCATCTGTTTTCCCGTCCCTTTGTCGCGCACCATCAAAATCTCCGCCATGATGCTCACGGCGATCTCCTCCGGTGTTTCCGCGTTCAGTTCCAACCCCACCGGCGAATGGACGCGCTTGATCAATTCTTCGGATACGCCTTTTTCCTTCAACGCCTTGACGGTCGTCAGCCAACGTCGCTTCGATCCGATGACGCCGATGTATGCCGCCTTCGATTCAAGTAGTGGAGGTAAACCCGCCGCGTCGATTCCAGACCCACGGCTGGTCACCACTAGGAAAGTTTGGCGCGTCACTTGGAGTTGATTCGCCAATTCAGCCATCGGGATGGGGAAATACGCGTCCGCCCCCGGCACAGTCTCGGCGTTACAAAACTCCGCGCGGTCGTCGCTGACGACAACGCGGAATCCCAGCCATTTCGCCAAATGGACGACTGCCTTGCCCACATGCCCGCCGCCGACAATGACGATCGTCGCTGGAGGAAGGATTGGTTCCACAAACACCTCCACAGTTCCGCCGCACACGCCCGGGTCGCCGCGCGTCGGGTCGGCGAGCGTGTACTTCAACGTGCGCGGCTTGCCGTCGCTGAGCGCCATCCACGCCTCGTCGAGGACGCGGTGTTCCAAGTCCCCGCCGCCGACCGTGCCGATGAATTTTCCGTCGGGGTACACGAGCATTTTGCTTCCCACATGTCGCGGCGTCGAGCCTTCGCTTTTCGTCACCGTGCACAGCGCGGCGGAGTCGTTATTCTTTTCAAGTTCGGCGAGGGCTTGGTAAATGTTTTGATTCATGGATTCGACAGATGCTCCTCGAGTTCATCCATCGTTTTCGCGAACGATTGTTCGAGATCGATATCGTGAAGTTTTGAAATCACAAGCAACGACCATAAACAGTCTGCGAGTTCATGGGCTAGTTTGTCTTTGCTGTCTGGAATGTTTCGTTTCCCGTTTTGAGCGACGATTAACTTCGCCAGATCGCCCACGTCGCCGACAAATCCTAAAGTGATTTCGTCATTTGTCCAAGCCGAGCCATAGAGTTGTTTTTCTTTCGCCTCGTACTGTTTACGGATTTCCACGGCGCGTTTTGTCATCAGCTGAAAATCCATCTTTACTCCAACAACCCCAAAGCCACCGGCGACAACTGCTTCATCTGTGAAACCATGTCTCGCTCATCGAGACGACTATTTTGTGTTAACTTTCTTGCTGGCGTTCATAATGGTTATGCCGATCATTTCTTCGTTTTCATAGCGGACGACCACATCGTTGTCCAATAACTCGGAATCATCTGCATGGCTGGGCTTCTTGAAGTTGACATAAAGCACATCCGCCTCTTCATCGTAAGCGAGCCAGATGTTTTTCTGATGCATCTGCAAAACCTGTGGCACAAATGTCAGCACATGATTAAGGTCTACGGTTGCCATATTTTCTTTCTCCTTTCCAACTGCTTCCAGCGCCTTGTTAGAAACGCAGTGATCACAAAGCCGTCTTCCGAGTCTACTTCGCGATAAACGGCAACAATATATTTTCTAGATTCGATCTCGCGTGCGGCGATCTGTTCACCGGTGTTGCCTTGAAAGATTGCCAGAGGTTGCTGAATAGTCTCAAGTACCTCGTACAAATAACCAGCCATTTCGGCGTGCTCTTCTGTGATATGAATCCATCGTTCATCCGGCAAGCGAATTGTAACGCCATTTACCGATTTAGCTGTTTTCA contains the following coding sequences:
- a CDS encoding MazG nucleotide pyrophosphohydrolase domain-containing protein, which translates into the protein MDFQLMTKRAVEIRKQYEAKEKQLYGSAWTNDEITLGFVGDVGDLAKLIVAQNGKRNIPDSKDKLAHELADCLWSLLVISKLHDIDLEQSFAKTMDELEEHLSNP
- a CDS encoding XdhC family protein encodes the protein MNQNIYQALAELEKNNDSAALCTVTKSEGSTPRHVGSKMLVYPDGKFIGTVGGGDLEHRVLDEAWMALSDGKPRTLKYTLADPTRGDPGVCGGTVEVFVEPILPPATIVIVGGGHVGKAVVHLAKWLGFRVVVSDDRAEFCNAETVPGADAYFPIPMAELANQLQVTRQTFLVVTSRGSGIDAAGLPPLLESKAAYIGVIGSKRRWLTTVKALKEKGVSEELIKRVHSPVGLELNAETPEEIAVSIMAEILMVRDKGTGKQMKD
- a CDS encoding SPFH domain-containing protein, with the translated sequence MARIFDVIEYPNEMRDEIVHRFPETGIGDYRIGSQVIVREAQAAVFFRDGNALDVFNAGRHTIATANIPKLIDWIGKAFNDRTPFPAEVYFVSLKEFANEKWGTPQPIIVRNPGMGLGVALLQGFGTYSFQVKDPQQFVTQIVGAQGAYRTSDIEERLKTILLSKLQDALGETTAAKSVVDLIGLTEELGAAVRAKAQDDFEALGMALKSFYIGNLKPSSKSAQELRDMGMLDMATYTQLQAADAMRDAASNPSGGAGLTAGIGAGMGIGNLMGQALQGGFQNAAPGGGAAGGAKMPDVMTPAEAAQFMKVTEADILAAIEDKSLKAKKIGKAFRISKEALEEFMNS
- a CDS encoding DUF2283 domain-containing protein, translated to MATVDLNHVLTFVPQVLQMHQKNIWLAYDEEADVLYVNFKKPSHADDSELLDNDVVVRYENEEMIGITIMNASKKVNTK